A region from the Flavobacteriales bacterium genome encodes:
- a CDS encoding DNA/RNA non-specific endonuclease, giving the protein MKRGLACWLLVVGCQLVGMAQDPATELRALEQQWKLVDQQRTELQMKLEKAKLAVLRADIQRWGLPALDPDDKLIVHPAHALVYSEPHELPKWTAHIVATDVVQGNLARIDTFLMDTLIATGSSTVEDYWNSGFDRGHMVASADMRWSHDAMAATYLYSNVAPQKPELNRGTWADLEDWIRRYVHYANERAFVLTGPVLREGLPKMANPGHKNEVSIPELYWKVVADLDGEDPKAIAFVMKNGFNDGPPISYAVSVDSVERLTGLDFFPALDEATEARIEAMTDVKPWYGAGDPNQGEVKPLQAPLPKGLYNTIQAKYQVGKEATICGTVVSTRRTQKANAVYLNLDRVHPNQDFYATVWDVNGPNFSYNPETWLVNKVICVTGVVTLYDDIPRISVNHEDAIRLWGEIQR; this is encoded by the coding sequence ATGAAGCGAGGTCTTGCTTGTTGGTTGCTTGTTGTTGGTTGCCAGTTGGTCGGCATGGCACAGGATCCGGCCACTGAACTGCGCGCTTTGGAGCAACAGTGGAAACTGGTGGACCAGCAGCGCACAGAACTTCAGATGAAGCTCGAGAAGGCCAAACTGGCGGTGCTGCGCGCTGATATCCAGCGCTGGGGCCTTCCCGCGTTGGACCCCGACGACAAGTTGATCGTGCACCCTGCGCATGCGCTCGTGTACAGCGAACCGCACGAACTGCCCAAGTGGACGGCGCACATCGTGGCCACCGATGTGGTGCAGGGAAACCTCGCGCGCATCGATACCTTCCTCATGGATACGCTCATCGCCACGGGCAGCAGCACGGTGGAGGATTACTGGAACAGCGGTTTCGACCGCGGGCACATGGTGGCCAGTGCCGACATGCGCTGGAGCCACGACGCCATGGCCGCCACCTACCTGTACAGCAATGTGGCTCCGCAAAAGCCCGAACTGAACCGCGGAACCTGGGCTGATCTGGAAGATTGGATCCGTCGTTACGTGCACTACGCCAATGAGCGCGCCTTCGTGCTCACGGGTCCCGTGCTGCGCGAGGGCCTTCCGAAGATGGCCAACCCCGGTCACAAGAACGAGGTGAGCATACCCGAACTCTACTGGAAAGTGGTGGCCGACCTCGATGGCGAGGACCCAAAGGCCATCGCGTTCGTGATGAAGAACGGTTTCAACGATGGACCGCCCATCAGTTACGCCGTCAGCGTGGACAGCGTTGAGCGCCTTACCGGACTGGATTTCTTCCCTGCGTTGGACGAGGCTACTGAAGCACGGATCGAAGCAATGACCGATGTAAAGCCGTGGTACGGCGCGGGCGACCCCAACCAGGGCGAGGTGAAGCCCTTGCAAGCACCCTTGCCCAAGGGGCTCTACAACACCATACAGGCCAAGTACCAAGTGGGCAAGGAAGCCACCATCTGCGGTACCGTGGTGAGCACACGCCGAACGCAGAAGGCCAACGCCGTTTACCTCAATCTGGACCGCGTGCACCCCAACCAAGACTTCTACGCCACCGTGTGGGACGTGAACGGGCCCAACTTCAGCTACAACCCCGAAACATGGCTGGTGAACAAGGTCATTTGCGTCACGGGGGTGGTGACCCTGTACGACGACATTCCCCGCATCAGCGTGAACCACGAGGACGCCATCCGGCTTTGGGGGGAGATCCAACGATGA
- a CDS encoding glycosyl transferase family 28 produces MKGARILVAPLDWGLGHAARCVPVVSALLHRGAVPVIAADNGPLALLRTEFPELEHVRLPGITIRYSKSGSQLVRMALQFPAMVRQVQAEQRAFERLRGSLRIDAVISDQRFGVRAADLPSVLITHQVFPFTPVAQGALRKVNLRHIERFHCCWVMDEPQAPGLAGELSHVADARSAMPVNARYVGALSRLRPVSCAAHDVVAVISGPEPQRTLFERELISVLRVLPGKHVLVRGLPHMAQEAGEEHIGNVRVMAHADADTLQGLLTGARAIVSRSGYTTLMDLAALGRSAIVVPTPGQEEQEYLGRLHTRTGRFVVQQQGHLDLSASVLERASGSRAVASQGDLLQQALDELHALLR; encoded by the coding sequence ATGAAGGGCGCTCGCATCCTTGTGGCCCCGTTGGATTGGGGCTTGGGCCATGCGGCGCGCTGCGTGCCGGTGGTGAGCGCATTGCTGCATCGCGGCGCTGTGCCCGTCATTGCAGCGGACAACGGACCGCTGGCCTTGCTCAGGACCGAGTTCCCGGAGCTGGAGCATGTGCGTTTGCCTGGCATCACCATCCGCTACAGCAAGAGCGGTTCGCAGTTGGTGCGCATGGCGTTGCAGTTCCCCGCCATGGTGCGCCAGGTGCAGGCCGAGCAGCGTGCGTTCGAGCGCTTGCGCGGGTCGCTGCGCATCGATGCCGTCATCAGCGATCAGCGGTTCGGTGTGCGTGCCGCGGACCTGCCGAGCGTGCTCATCACGCACCAAGTGTTCCCGTTCACACCGGTTGCCCAAGGTGCGTTGCGCAAGGTGAACCTGCGCCACATCGAACGTTTCCATTGTTGCTGGGTGATGGATGAGCCCCAAGCCCCCGGCCTCGCGGGTGAGTTGTCTCACGTAGCCGATGCACGGTCAGCGATGCCTGTGAACGCGCGCTATGTCGGTGCGCTGAGCCGCTTGCGCCCCGTTAGCTGTGCGGCGCATGATGTGGTGGCGGTGATCAGTGGCCCCGAACCGCAGCGCACCCTGTTCGAGCGGGAGCTCATCAGTGTGCTCAGGGTACTCCCGGGCAAGCATGTGCTCGTACGCGGTCTGCCGCACATGGCGCAGGAAGCAGGGGAGGAGCACATCGGGAACGTGCGGGTAATGGCACACGCCGATGCGGACACTTTGCAAGGACTGCTTACTGGTGCACGGGCGATCGTTTCGCGCAGTGGCTACACCACATTGATGGACCTGGCCGCACTGGGCCGCAGCGCCATCGTCGTGCCGACACCTGGCCAGGAGGAACAGGAGTACTTGGGCCGCCTGCACACGCGAACGGGCCGCTTCGTGGTGCAGCAACAAGGGCATCTTGACTTGTCGGCCAGTGTTCTGGAGAGGGCATCGGGCAGCCGAGCGGTTGCTAGCCAGGGTGATCTGCTTCAACAGGCGCTTGATGAGCTGCACGCACTACTCCGGTAA
- a CDS encoding ABC transporter permease → MNLSLLFARRYLFAKKSHNAINIITAISVLVLAVVTAAMVVVLSATNGIAELVDTIYSPFDQDITVTPTSGKTFARDSLDAAALRALPEVQAASWTIEENVLLRCGEKQAVATLKGVEPQYLAMSNMAEYVYAGDTALHGPDGAYALLGIGLRSDLDVPLKDGVFRPLEISAPVRGRKLSKYKQGAFENRSVAMGGAFTINISFDTKYAVAPIDLADSLLHYGGEVSAFEMKLREGADAGTVAAQVRAHVGDGFTVKTRYQKNELMYRTNETEKWVTFVVLCFIALIGAFNLIASITMLMIEKQKDMRTLASMGAEPTTVRGVFFIEGLLITVVGTLSGLLLGLLVCWLQQRFGLLAMQDSVVEFYPVSVHWPDVLLITGTMLVIGGVASRIPLRGLSKRFLTGSVTA, encoded by the coding sequence ATGAACCTCTCCCTCCTCTTCGCCCGCCGCTACCTCTTCGCGAAGAAGAGCCACAACGCCATCAACATCATCACGGCCATCAGCGTGCTGGTGCTCGCCGTGGTGACCGCCGCCATGGTGGTGGTGCTGAGCGCAACGAACGGGATCGCGGAACTGGTGGACACCATCTACAGCCCGTTCGACCAGGACATTACCGTAACGCCGACCAGCGGCAAGACCTTCGCAAGGGACAGCCTGGATGCTGCGGCGTTGCGCGCGCTGCCCGAGGTGCAAGCCGCCAGCTGGACCATCGAAGAGAACGTGCTGCTGCGCTGCGGGGAGAAGCAGGCCGTGGCCACCCTGAAGGGTGTTGAACCGCAGTACCTCGCTATGAGCAACATGGCGGAATACGTGTACGCCGGTGACACCGCGCTGCACGGTCCCGATGGTGCGTATGCGCTGTTGGGCATCGGCCTGCGCAGCGACCTTGATGTGCCGCTGAAGGACGGTGTGTTCCGGCCCCTGGAGATCAGCGCGCCGGTGCGTGGCCGCAAGCTGAGCAAGTACAAGCAGGGCGCATTCGAGAACCGCAGTGTGGCCATGGGCGGCGCGTTCACCATCAACATCAGTTTCGATACCAAGTATGCCGTGGCCCCCATCGACCTCGCCGACAGTCTGTTGCACTACGGGGGTGAGGTGAGCGCGTTCGAGATGAAGTTGCGCGAAGGCGCCGATGCGGGAACGGTCGCGGCCCAGGTGCGCGCGCATGTCGGGGATGGTTTCACCGTGAAGACGCGCTACCAGAAGAACGAGTTGATGTACCGCACCAACGAAACCGAGAAGTGGGTCACGTTCGTCGTGCTCTGCTTCATCGCGCTCATCGGTGCGTTCAACCTCATCGCTAGCATCACCATGCTGATGATCGAGAAGCAGAAGGATATGCGCACGCTGGCCAGCATGGGCGCTGAACCCACCACGGTGCGTGGCGTCTTCTTCATCGAAGGGTTGCTCATCACGGTGGTGGGCACGCTTTCAGGGCTGTTGCTGGGCCTGCTCGTATGCTGGTTGCAACAGCGCTTCGGTCTATTGGCCATGCAGGACAGTGTGGTGGAGTTCTATCCGGTGAGCGTGCATTGGCCGGACGTGCTGCTCATCACTGGCACCATGTTGGTCATCGGGGGCGTCGCGTCGCGCATTCCGCTGCGGGGCCTCAGCAAGCGCTTCCTCACCGGGTCGGTCACCGCGTGA
- a CDS encoding class I SAM-dependent methyltransferase — MQYDPVKRSLGNVFNRSPFLRKVFYGLLDLLLLRAWHVHKELKVWMRGLRSADINIYDAGAGYGQYSYWLTSRLPKANVLALDVKEEQVEDCNAFFNAIGRQRVKFAVGDVTKYRMPNAYDLVVCIDVMEHILEDEAALTCYNTSLKPGGMLIISTPSDQGGSDVHDEGEGSFIEEHVRDGYNIDDIRAKCLRNGFSRVEARYSYGTPGKISWRLSMKWPLMMLNTSKLFFIILPFYYLIAYPIAYVLNWSDVSMKHATGTGLIVKAWK, encoded by the coding sequence ATGCAGTACGATCCCGTCAAACGCAGTCTCGGCAACGTCTTCAACCGTTCGCCGTTCCTGCGCAAAGTGTTCTACGGTCTGCTGGACCTGTTGCTGCTCCGCGCCTGGCATGTGCACAAGGAGTTGAAGGTGTGGATGCGCGGTCTGCGCTCCGCTGACATCAACATCTACGACGCTGGTGCCGGGTACGGCCAGTACAGCTATTGGCTCACCTCGCGCTTGCCCAAAGCCAATGTGCTTGCCTTGGATGTAAAGGAAGAGCAGGTGGAGGACTGTAACGCGTTCTTCAACGCCATCGGTCGGCAGCGTGTGAAGTTCGCCGTGGGCGACGTGACGAAGTACCGCATGCCGAACGCCTACGATCTTGTGGTATGCATCGACGTGATGGAGCACATCCTGGAAGACGAAGCGGCATTGACGTGCTACAACACTTCGCTCAAGCCGGGCGGCATGCTCATCATCAGCACCCCTAGCGACCAGGGCGGCAGCGACGTGCACGACGAGGGCGAGGGCTCCTTCATCGAAGAGCACGTGCGCGACGGCTACAACATCGACGACATCCGCGCGAAGTGCTTGCGCAACGGCTTCAGCAGGGTGGAAGCGCGGTACAGCTATGGCACGCCGGGCAAGATCAGCTGGCGCCTCAGCATGAAGTGGCCGCTGATGATGCTCAACACGAGCAAGCTGTTCTTCATCATCCTGCCGTTCTACTACCTCATCGCGTACCCCATTGCGTATGTGCTCAATTGGTCCGACGTGTCGATGAAGCACGCGACGGGAACAGGGTTGATCGTGAAGGCTTGGAAGTAG
- the rbfA gene encoding 30S ribosome-binding factor RbfA, translated as MDSLRQNKVNSLMQREMAEVLQQENRTLFPGGLITVTTVRVSPDLGVAKVYVSLFPPKDRPQALENIKEHAHQLRGKLGHRIGKQMRVVPELIFYLDDSLDRTEEIDKLLRGK; from the coding sequence ATGGACAGCCTGCGACAGAACAAGGTGAACAGCCTGATGCAACGGGAGATGGCCGAGGTGCTCCAACAGGAGAACCGCACGCTCTTCCCCGGCGGCCTCATCACCGTTACCACCGTGCGTGTAAGCCCCGATCTGGGCGTGGCCAAGGTGTACGTAAGCCTCTTCCCGCCCAAGGACCGCCCGCAAGCACTGGAGAACATCAAGGAGCATGCGCACCAGCTGCGCGGCAAGCTCGGCCACCGCATCGGCAAGCAGATGCGCGTGGTGCCGGAGCTGATCTTCTACCTCGATGATTCGCTGGACAGGACGGAGGAGATCGACAAGCTGTTGAGAGGAAAATGA
- a CDS encoding ABC transporter ATP-binding protein, translated as MRNFLRLLRFGRPYRHYAALNAVFNLLGTLFHLASLLLFIPFLRLLLGQVEAVHVRPTDPWTREGLEGTFNWGLTQLIDARGPMGALLVISIAVVVLFLCKNVFRYLALVAICNFRNRIIKDIRARIYDKLLELPLRYHTNERKGDLLSLITNDMQVVEYSVMYYIEMIFREPIAVILFLATMLTLSPQLTLISLLLLPISGLLIARISKSLKRKSARVQEKSADLLARVEETLSGIRVIKAFNGEADMRRRFERENELLTRGSIAMLNRQDIASPLSETMGAAVMAAIAYIGGSFVLGETPSLTGDSFLGFIIIFSQLLAPIKGFSQGWSGITRGGASGQRIFDLLAVENTVKEKADAQPITAFNDRIEYHNVTFAYESAPKEGQQRRAPSAPLRTGVLEDIHLTIPKGKSVALVGTSGGGKTTMANLLPRFFDVTGGSLLIDGRDIRDLRITDLRALMGIVTQDSILFNDTVANNIAFGSPGTSQADIERAARIANAHDFIGKLENAYQTNIGDGGNRLSGGQKQRVSIARAVLKNPPILILDEATSALDTESERLVQDALIKMMEGRTSIVIAHRLSTIQHCDEICVMQSGRIIERGTHEQLFAAGGQYRKLCDMQAFA; from the coding sequence ATGCGCAACTTCCTACGGCTCCTCCGCTTCGGCAGGCCCTATCGTCACTACGCCGCCCTCAACGCGGTCTTCAACCTGCTCGGCACGCTGTTCCATCTGGCGTCGCTGCTGCTGTTCATCCCCTTCCTGCGCCTTCTGTTGGGACAAGTCGAAGCGGTGCATGTGCGCCCCACCGATCCGTGGACGCGCGAAGGACTGGAGGGCACCTTCAACTGGGGCCTCACGCAGCTCATCGATGCCCGCGGACCCATGGGCGCGCTGCTCGTCATCAGTATCGCCGTGGTGGTGCTCTTCCTGTGCAAGAACGTCTTCCGCTACCTGGCGCTCGTGGCCATCTGCAACTTCCGCAACCGCATCATCAAGGACATCCGCGCCCGCATCTACGACAAGCTGCTGGAGCTGCCCCTGCGCTACCACACCAACGAACGCAAGGGCGATCTGCTCTCGCTCATCACCAACGACATGCAAGTGGTGGAGTACAGCGTGATGTACTACATCGAAATGATCTTCCGCGAGCCCATCGCAGTCATCCTCTTCCTGGCCACCATGCTCACGCTCTCGCCGCAGCTCACGCTCATCTCGTTACTGCTGCTGCCCATCAGCGGGTTGCTCATCGCGCGCATCAGCAAGAGCCTCAAGCGCAAGAGCGCGCGCGTGCAGGAGAAGAGCGCCGACCTTCTGGCCCGCGTGGAGGAAACGCTCTCCGGCATCCGCGTCATAAAGGCGTTCAACGGCGAGGCCGATATGCGACGCCGGTTCGAACGTGAGAACGAACTGCTCACACGCGGCAGCATCGCCATGCTCAACCGGCAGGACATTGCGAGCCCGCTGAGCGAAACGATGGGCGCCGCGGTGATGGCGGCCATCGCGTACATCGGTGGTTCGTTCGTGCTGGGCGAAACACCGTCGCTCACCGGCGACAGCTTCCTCGGCTTCATCATCATCTTCTCGCAATTGCTCGCACCCATCAAGGGCTTCTCGCAGGGCTGGAGCGGCATCACGCGTGGAGGCGCCAGCGGCCAGCGCATCTTCGACCTGCTGGCCGTGGAGAACACCGTGAAGGAGAAGGCCGATGCGCAGCCCATCACCGCCTTCAACGACCGCATCGAGTACCACAACGTCACCTTCGCTTACGAGAGCGCACCGAAGGAAGGACAGCAGCGCCGTGCTCCATCTGCTCCGCTCAGGACAGGTGTTCTGGAGGACATCCACCTCACCATCCCGAAGGGCAAGAGCGTCGCGCTGGTGGGCACCAGCGGCGGCGGCAAAACCACCATGGCCAACCTGCTGCCGCGCTTCTTCGATGTCACCGGCGGTTCATTGCTCATCGATGGCCGCGACATCCGCGATCTGCGCATCACCGACCTGCGCGCCCTCATGGGCATCGTTACGCAGGACAGCATCCTGTTCAATGACACGGTGGCCAACAACATCGCGTTCGGCTCACCGGGCACGAGCCAGGCCGACATTGAACGCGCCGCGCGCATCGCCAACGCGCACGACTTCATCGGCAAGCTGGAGAACGCCTACCAGACCAACATCGGTGACGGCGGCAACCGCCTCAGCGGTGGGCAGAAGCAGCGCGTGAGCATTGCCCGCGCAGTGCTGAAGAACCCGCCCATCCTCATCCTGGACGAGGCCACCAGCGCCTTGGACACCGAGAGCGAGCGGCTGGTGCAGGACGCCCTCATCAAGATGATGGAGGGGCGCACAAGCATCGTCATCGCGCATCGCCTGAGCACCATACAGCACTGTGACGAGATCTGCGTGATGCAGAGCGGCCGCATCATCGAGCGCGGCACCCACGAGCAGTTGTTCGCTGCTGGTGGGCAGTACCGCAAGCTCTGCGACATGCAGGCGTTCGCTTGA
- a CDS encoding DedA family protein, whose translation MGLEGFDWSGAGLLGLFLASFLAATILPFSSEAVLAAAAFGPYGFWTLLAVASAGNWLGGMSTYGLGWWGNAERIARWLRTDPAKAERWRGPVSRYGLWLALFCWLPVVGDIIALALGIFRVKPVPVAALMLLGKAARYAGVILAMRMF comes from the coding sequence ATGGGCTTGGAAGGGTTCGACTGGTCGGGCGCAGGATTGCTGGGGTTGTTCCTGGCGAGCTTCCTGGCGGCCACCATCCTGCCCTTCAGCAGCGAGGCCGTGCTTGCGGCGGCGGCCTTCGGGCCGTACGGCTTCTGGACCTTGCTGGCCGTGGCTTCGGCCGGCAACTGGCTGGGCGGCATGAGCACCTATGGCTTGGGTTGGTGGGGCAACGCGGAACGCATCGCGCGATGGTTGCGCACCGATCCCGCCAAGGCAGAACGGTGGCGCGGCCCGGTTTCGCGTTATGGCCTCTGGCTCGCCCTCTTCTGCTGGCTGCCCGTGGTGGGCGATATCATCGCCTTGGCATTGGGCATCTTCAGGGTGAAGCCGGTGCCCGTGGCGGCGCTGATGCTCTTGGGCAAGGCCGCGCGCTACGCCGGGGTGATCTTGGCGATGCGGATGTTCTGA